The Bacillus vallismortis genome window below encodes:
- a CDS encoding YpoC family protein has protein sequence MTQAKDVLASYEQYLSSLGQMNSLDISEALRINPVYVDLCLESQGVLPWEDSGKYVPLLFEVWEDIKESLLPVFQTRKSRCDQNDMLKGIVCLLASFHWTAGERVKSLDWPELTEKSFPVKPINWPERVEFILLKPTQYHCFIQLDELFAEMKKHFYKYHAMNR, from the coding sequence ATGACGCAAGCGAAAGACGTGTTGGCTTCCTATGAGCAGTACTTAAGCAGTCTTGGCCAGATGAACTCCCTGGATATATCAGAAGCCTTGAGAATCAACCCTGTGTATGTTGACCTCTGTTTGGAATCTCAAGGTGTTTTGCCATGGGAAGACAGCGGCAAGTACGTTCCGCTTTTATTTGAAGTGTGGGAAGACATTAAAGAATCACTTCTCCCAGTCTTTCAAACACGAAAATCGAGATGTGACCAAAATGACATGCTGAAGGGCATTGTATGTTTGCTCGCTTCGTTCCACTGGACAGCGGGTGAGCGGGTAAAATCGCTCGATTGGCCAGAACTAACGGAAAAATCATTTCCCGTGAAGCCAATCAATTGGCCTGAACGAGTAGAATTTATTCTTCTAAAGCCGACTCAATACCATTGCTTTATTCAGCTTGATGAGCTATTTGCTGAAATGAAAAAGCATTTTTATAAATACCATGCGATGAATCGCTAA
- the sspM gene encoding acid-soluble spore protein SspM: MKTRPKKAGQQKKTESKAIDSLDKKLGGPNRPST; the protein is encoded by the coding sequence ATGAAAACTAGACCGAAAAAAGCCGGCCAGCAAAAAAAGACTGAATCAAAAGCAATCGATTCTTTAGATAAAAAATTAGGCGGCCCGAACCGCCCTTCTACGTAA
- a CDS encoding YppG family protein: MNRSSQIYPRQMDYYYPQQMQGYYQQAAHGQYWPQQHYGQPDFYQPHSPLQPMPTQPPVFSNPYPIPRPNQQQPSQFQSIMSQFKKANGQFDFNKMMDTTGQVMSAMNQVGSLIKGFTSFFK, translated from the coding sequence ATGAACAGGAGTTCTCAAATCTATCCTCGGCAAATGGACTATTATTATCCTCAGCAAATGCAAGGATATTATCAGCAGGCAGCACATGGACAATACTGGCCGCAGCAGCATTATGGACAGCCGGATTTTTATCAGCCGCATTCTCCGCTCCAGCCGATGCCTACGCAGCCTCCAGTATTCTCCAACCCTTATCCAATCCCAAGGCCTAACCAGCAGCAGCCCTCACAATTTCAAAGTATCATGTCGCAGTTCAAAAAAGCCAACGGGCAGTTTGATTTTAATAAAATGATGGATACGACAGGTCAAGTGATGAGTGCAATGAATCAGGTCGGATCTTTAATAAAGGGATTTACCAGCTTTTTTAAATGA
- the asnS gene encoding asparagine--tRNA ligase produces the protein MKTTINQVYKHVGEEVTIGAWVANKRSSGKIAFLQLRDGTGFIQGVVVKAEVEESIFQTAKSVTQETSLYIKGIVKEDERSPLGYELAVTGIEVIHEATDYPITPKEHGTEFLMDHRHLWLRSKRQHATMKIRNEIIRATYEFFNNEGFVKVDPPILTGSAPEGTTELFATKYFEEDAYLSQSGQLYMEAAAMALGKVFSFGPTFRAEKSKTKRHLIEFWMIEPEMAFVQFEENLQVQENYVSFIVQSVLKNCKIELNTLGRDTSKLEQIKAPFPRITYDEALDFLKEKGFDDIEWGDDFGAPHETAIAEHYDKPVFITRYPTSLKPFYMQPASDREDVVLCADLIAPEGYGEIIGGSERIHDMELLEARLKEHGLDSDAYKWYAELRKYGSVPHSGFGLGLERTVAWISGAPHVRETIPFPRLLNRLYP, from the coding sequence TTGAAAACAACAATCAACCAAGTGTACAAACACGTAGGTGAGGAAGTAACGATCGGAGCTTGGGTCGCTAATAAGCGTTCAAGCGGGAAAATCGCGTTTTTGCAGCTGCGGGACGGTACCGGCTTTATTCAAGGTGTCGTAGTCAAAGCGGAAGTGGAAGAAAGCATTTTCCAAACAGCTAAATCAGTGACGCAGGAAACGTCACTCTATATAAAAGGGATTGTCAAAGAGGACGAGCGTTCTCCGCTAGGTTATGAGCTAGCTGTGACAGGTATTGAAGTCATTCACGAAGCGACTGATTATCCAATTACGCCAAAAGAACACGGCACAGAATTCTTGATGGATCACAGACATTTATGGCTTCGTTCAAAACGCCAGCATGCCACCATGAAAATTCGTAATGAAATCATTCGCGCGACTTATGAATTTTTTAATAACGAAGGCTTCGTAAAAGTGGATCCGCCCATTCTGACTGGAAGCGCGCCTGAAGGAACAACAGAGCTCTTTGCGACAAAGTACTTTGAGGAAGATGCTTACCTGTCTCAAAGCGGCCAGCTCTACATGGAAGCTGCGGCAATGGCTTTAGGAAAAGTATTTTCCTTCGGGCCGACATTCAGAGCGGAAAAATCTAAAACAAAACGCCACTTGATCGAATTCTGGATGATCGAACCGGAAATGGCGTTTGTACAATTTGAAGAAAACCTTCAAGTGCAGGAAAATTACGTTTCTTTCATTGTGCAATCCGTACTTAAGAATTGCAAAATTGAATTAAACACATTAGGAAGAGACACATCAAAACTTGAGCAAATCAAAGCTCCGTTCCCAAGAATCACGTATGATGAAGCGCTTGATTTTCTGAAAGAAAAAGGCTTTGACGATATCGAGTGGGGAGACGACTTCGGGGCGCCTCATGAAACAGCGATTGCGGAACACTATGACAAACCGGTTTTCATCACTCGCTACCCGACGTCCTTAAAACCATTCTATATGCAGCCGGCTTCTGACCGTGAGGATGTCGTGCTCTGCGCTGACCTGATTGCGCCGGAAGGATATGGAGAAATCATCGGCGGATCCGAACGGATTCACGATATGGAGCTTTTGGAAGCGCGCCTTAAAGAACATGGACTGGATTCTGACGCATATAAATGGTATGCTGAACTTAGAAAATATGGATCAGTTCCTCATTCAGGCTTCGGCCTTGGATTAGAGCGGACAGTAGCTTGGATCAGCGGAGCGCCTCACGTTCGTGAAACCATTCCGTTCCCAAGACTGTTAAACCGTCTATATCCATAA
- a CDS encoding PBP1A family penicillin-binding protein — protein MSDQFNSREARRKANSKSSPSPKKGKKRKKGGWFKKTLFTLLILFVLGVVGGAVTFAVMVSDAPKLDENKLKTPYSSTIYDRNGEEIAEYGSEKRTYVSIDEIPDTVKEAFIATEDARFYEHHGIDPVRIGGAVVANFTDGFGAEGGSTITQQVVKNSLLSHQKTLKRKVQEVWLSIQLERNYSKDEILEMYLNRIYFSPRAYGIGKAAEEFFGVTDLSKLTVEQAATLAGMPQSPTAYNPVKNPDKAEKRRNIVLSLMKKQGFISDSEFNKAKNVAMKDEGVVSQKEYEKNNSNKYSAFVEEVMKEIEEKSDVNPGTDGLKIYTTLDTKAQDKLDELMDGDTVGFTEGMQGGVTLLDTKNGEVRAIGAGRNQPVGGFNYATQTKAQPGSTIKPILDYGPVIENKKWSTYEQIDDSAYTYSNGKPIRDWDRKYLGPISMRYALAQSRNIPALKAFQAAGKDTAVDFANGLGLGLTKDNVPEAYSIGGFGGDDGVSPLTMAGAYSAFGNNGTYNEPHFVKSIEFNDGTKLDLTPKSKSAMSDYTAFMITDMLKTAVKTGTGQLAQVPGIEVAGKTGTTNFDESEVQRYNIASGGARDSWFVGYTPQYTAAVWTGMEENDAGKKSLSAEEQKVAKRIFAQLIADVDDGSGSFEKPDSVVEATVEKGSNPAKLAGPNTPSDKKLTEYFVKGTAPSTVSKTYEKEETDKPTGLNVKYDKDNQSLTLSWKYDGDATFEVKQSVDGGSYSEIQNSSAKEAVISGVQPGSVYKFQVTAISDDVRSDTAATSYEVPKAEDKEDKDDEEKTDDEKQDEDKSQDDTQTDDSQTDDSQTDQDQTDDSTNDQDKKQDNTNTNPSDNSNQDQTNDNSNNNNSNNQGTSDDDSNSDTNDSSGSDTNKNKTNTSDKTQTNSSSTEKAN, from the coding sequence ATGTCAGATCAATTTAACAGCCGTGAAGCTCGACGAAAAGCGAACAGCAAATCGAGTCCTTCACCGAAAAAAGGCAAGAAACGAAAAAAAGGCGGATGGTTTAAAAAGACTCTTTTTACCTTACTCATTCTGTTTGTTTTAGGTGTAGTTGGCGGTGCCGTCACATTTGCTGTCATGGTTTCCGATGCGCCAAAACTTGACGAAAACAAATTAAAGACGCCTTATTCTTCGACAATATATGATAGAAATGGAGAAGAAATTGCTGAATACGGCTCCGAAAAGCGAACCTACGTCTCAATAGATGAAATTCCTGATACTGTAAAAGAAGCTTTTATTGCGACAGAGGACGCCCGTTTTTATGAACACCATGGGATTGACCCTGTCCGTATCGGAGGCGCCGTAGTCGCCAACTTTACAGACGGTTTCGGAGCTGAAGGCGGAAGTACGATCACCCAGCAGGTTGTCAAGAACTCCCTTCTTTCTCATCAGAAGACGCTGAAACGGAAGGTGCAGGAAGTGTGGCTTTCGATTCAGCTGGAGCGCAATTACTCTAAAGACGAAATTTTAGAAATGTATTTAAATCGGATTTATTTTTCTCCTAGAGCATATGGAATCGGAAAAGCGGCGGAGGAATTTTTCGGCGTCACAGATTTAAGCAAATTGACTGTGGAACAGGCGGCAACACTTGCGGGCATGCCGCAAAGCCCGACAGCGTACAATCCCGTTAAAAACCCGGATAAAGCGGAAAAAAGACGGAACATCGTACTCAGTCTGATGAAAAAGCAAGGATTTATTTCTGATTCTGAATTTAATAAAGCCAAAAATGTGGCGATGAAAGACGAAGGCGTTGTGTCACAAAAGGAATATGAAAAAAACAATTCAAACAAATACAGCGCGTTTGTTGAAGAAGTCATGAAAGAAATTGAAGAAAAATCTGATGTCAATCCAGGAACTGACGGATTAAAAATTTATACGACATTAGATACAAAAGCACAAGACAAACTAGATGAATTAATGGACGGAGACACCGTCGGATTTACTGAAGGCATGCAGGGCGGCGTTACCCTTCTCGATACAAAAAACGGAGAAGTCCGCGCGATTGGTGCTGGGCGCAATCAGCCTGTCGGAGGCTTTAACTATGCAACTCAAACTAAGGCACAGCCTGGTTCGACCATAAAGCCGATTTTAGACTACGGTCCAGTTATTGAAAACAAAAAATGGTCTACGTATGAACAAATTGATGACTCAGCTTACACTTATTCTAACGGAAAACCAATCCGTGATTGGGACCGTAAATATCTAGGGCCTATCTCTATGCGTTATGCACTTGCACAATCTAGAAATATACCAGCCTTAAAAGCATTCCAGGCAGCTGGTAAAGATACTGCTGTAGACTTTGCAAATGGACTTGGACTGGGATTAACAAAGGATAATGTACCAGAGGCCTACTCAATTGGCGGTTTTGGTGGAGACGATGGTGTTTCTCCTCTGACAATGGCAGGCGCATACAGTGCGTTTGGAAATAACGGAACATATAATGAACCGCATTTTGTAAAATCCATCGAATTCAACGATGGCACGAAGCTTGATTTAACACCGAAATCAAAGTCAGCAATGAGTGACTATACTGCGTTTATGATTACAGATATGCTGAAAACAGCTGTTAAGACAGGTACAGGACAGCTCGCTCAAGTACCTGGGATAGAAGTAGCCGGTAAAACCGGGACTACAAACTTTGATGAAAGTGAAGTCCAAAGGTACAATATCGCAAGCGGCGGTGCCCGAGATTCTTGGTTTGTCGGTTACACACCGCAATATACTGCAGCCGTCTGGACGGGTATGGAAGAAAACGATGCTGGAAAGAAATCACTTTCTGCTGAAGAGCAAAAAGTCGCAAAACGAATCTTCGCCCAGCTCATTGCCGATGTCGATGACGGAAGCGGATCGTTTGAGAAGCCTGACAGCGTAGTTGAGGCCACTGTAGAAAAAGGCTCTAACCCGGCAAAACTGGCAGGGCCGAATACGCCAAGCGATAAAAAGCTCACGGAGTACTTTGTCAAAGGCACTGCCCCTTCCACTGTTTCTAAAACGTATGAAAAAGAAGAAACAGATAAACCGACTGGCTTAAACGTGAAATATGATAAAGACAATCAATCTCTGACATTAAGCTGGAAATATGACGGTGATGCCACCTTTGAAGTGAAGCAGTCTGTCGATGGCGGCAGCTACTCCGAGATTCAGAACAGTTCTGCAAAAGAAGCCGTCATATCCGGTGTGCAGCCTGGATCTGTGTATAAATTCCAAGTAACAGCCATCAGCGACGATGTCCGCAGCGATACAGCCGCCACTTCGTATGAAGTGCCGAAGGCTGAGGATAAAGAAGATAAAGACGACGAAGAGAAAACCGATGATGAAAAGCAAGATGAAGATAAATCTCAGGATGATACACAGACTGATGATTCGCAAACAGATGACAGTCAGACAGATCAAGATCAGACAGATGATTCAACGAACGATCAAGACAAAAAACAAGACAACACGAACACCAATCCGTCCGACAACAGCAATCAAGACCAAACCAACGATAACAGCAACAATAACAACAGCAACAATCAGGGTACGTCGGATGATGATTCGAACTCAGATACAAATGATTCATCAGGCTCTGATACAAATAAAAACAAAACAAATACATCTGACAAAACACAAACGAATTCATCATCAACTGAAAAAGCAAATTAA
- a CDS encoding DUF5446 family protein → MSGYVSKTDILRMLSDIEDELTRADQSLNHSLNAWEAEMREKENDRLSVLEEEIMDLHICINELHQSPEHRYAFEKVYRIG, encoded by the coding sequence ATGTCCGGTTACGTAAGCAAGACAGATATTCTCCGTATGCTTTCTGATATAGAAGATGAATTAACCCGAGCCGACCAAAGCCTGAACCATTCCTTAAACGCATGGGAGGCTGAGATGCGGGAAAAGGAAAACGATCGCCTGAGTGTGCTGGAAGAAGAAATCATGGACCTTCATATTTGTATAAATGAGCTGCATCAATCACCTGAACACAGGTATGCATTTGAAAAGGTATACCGCATCGGCTGA
- the nth gene encoding endonuclease III: MLNLKQIEFCLDKIGDMFPHAECELVHSNPFELVVAVALSAQCTDALVNRVTKTLFQKYKQPEDYLAVSLEELQQDIKSIGLYRNKANNIQKLSKMIIEDYGGEVPKDRDELVKLPGVGRKTANVVVSVAFGVPAIAVDTHVERVSKRLGICRWKDSVLEVEKTLMRKVPKEDWSVTHHRLIFFGRYHCKAQSPRCAECPLLSLCREGQKRDKKGLVKR; this comes from the coding sequence GTGTTAAATCTAAAACAAATTGAATTCTGTTTGGACAAGATAGGCGACATGTTTCCCCACGCAGAGTGTGAACTGGTTCATTCCAATCCTTTTGAATTAGTGGTGGCAGTCGCTTTATCTGCGCAATGTACAGATGCACTTGTAAACAGGGTGACCAAAACATTATTTCAAAAATATAAACAGCCGGAAGACTATCTGGCTGTTTCGCTGGAAGAACTTCAGCAGGATATTAAATCAATCGGTTTGTATCGTAATAAGGCAAATAACATCCAAAAATTGAGTAAAATGATTATTGAAGATTACGGCGGAGAAGTGCCGAAAGACCGCGATGAGCTTGTCAAACTGCCTGGTGTCGGAAGAAAGACCGCCAACGTCGTAGTATCTGTTGCCTTTGGCGTGCCGGCCATTGCTGTAGACACCCATGTGGAGAGAGTCAGCAAACGTTTGGGAATCTGCCGGTGGAAAGACTCGGTGCTGGAAGTGGAAAAGACGCTGATGCGCAAGGTGCCAAAAGAAGACTGGTCTGTTACCCATCACCGGCTTATTTTCTTCGGCAGATATCACTGTAAGGCCCAGTCTCCGCGCTGTGCGGAATGTCCGCTGCTGTCTTTGTGCAGAGAAGGGCAGAAGAGAGATAAAAAAGGACTGGTGAAACGATGA
- the dnaD gene encoding DNA replication protein DnaD — MKKQQFIDMHEQGTSTIPNLLLTHYKQLGLNETELILLLKIKMHLEKGSYFPTPNQLQEGMSISVEECTNRLRMFIQKGFLFIEECEDQNGIKFEKYSLQPLWGNLYEYIQLAQNQTQERKAEGEQKSLYTIFEEEFARPLSPLECETLAIWQDQDQHDAQLIKHALKEAVLSGKLSFRYIDRILFEWKKNGLKTVEQAKIHSQKFRRVQTKQTEPQKEYKRQVPFYNWLEQ; from the coding sequence ATGAAAAAACAGCAATTTATTGATATGCATGAACAGGGAACGTCAACAATCCCTAATCTTCTGCTTACGCATTATAAACAGCTCGGGCTTAACGAAACAGAACTTATTCTGCTCTTAAAAATTAAAATGCATTTAGAAAAAGGATCTTATTTTCCTACACCGAATCAGCTGCAAGAAGGGATGTCAATTTCTGTTGAAGAATGCACAAACAGATTGAGGATGTTTATTCAAAAAGGTTTTCTGTTTATTGAAGAATGTGAGGACCAAAACGGTATCAAATTTGAGAAATATTCTCTTCAGCCTTTATGGGGCAATCTGTACGAGTATATACAGCTTGCACAGAATCAAACGCAGGAAAGAAAAGCAGAAGGGGAACAAAAAAGCCTTTATACCATTTTTGAGGAAGAGTTCGCAAGGCCGTTATCACCTTTGGAGTGTGAAACACTGGCCATTTGGCAGGATCAAGATCAGCATGACGCACAGCTGATCAAACACGCCTTAAAAGAGGCGGTACTGTCAGGGAAACTCAGTTTCCGCTACATTGACCGGATTTTGTTTGAGTGGAAGAAAAACGGGCTGAAAACTGTGGAGCAGGCAAAAATCCACAGCCAGAAATTCCGGCGGGTACAAACCAAGCAGACTGAACCGCAAAAAGAGTATAAAAGGCAAGTTCCTTTTTACAATTGGCTTGAACAATAA
- a CDS encoding DUF2515 domain-containing protein, producing MYVQEQQAIRKLLSRIERQTKAKNADNISRTNAYKAFYDCHPEIKWSLLASFVSRNAGWSMTDLKGSLFQLGLRERQQKWFFLAYERANWLIFSDAYPQLLLYHWSKKIGKPLFHHLHVFGVSQFMTEEWARFWHERNTERLMYALIVNEQNTIQTPIIQNPSFKKNVFDTIPFYLSDWFHFNTVIFPSSDGFLYGISVKRFSKTEERIRLGKQLSQLLFSPELFSSFYHFLHTVPHTGSRFDMEKMIGITKRTSPMLRTCYPEFIHSLDGKKTDWFHGKIKKAFFRREELPKQIELTDWYLHKKRQLHALFAVEHWLKK from the coding sequence ATGTACGTGCAAGAACAACAGGCCATCAGAAAGCTTCTTAGCCGGATTGAACGGCAGACAAAAGCAAAAAACGCAGATAACATTTCAAGAACGAACGCATATAAAGCATTTTATGACTGTCATCCGGAAATCAAATGGTCGCTCTTAGCATCTTTTGTTTCTCGCAATGCCGGCTGGTCAATGACTGACTTAAAAGGCAGTCTGTTTCAGCTTGGACTCCGTGAGAGACAGCAAAAGTGGTTCTTTTTAGCCTATGAAAGAGCGAACTGGCTTATTTTTTCGGATGCCTATCCGCAGCTTCTTTTGTACCACTGGTCAAAAAAAATCGGGAAACCGCTGTTCCATCATCTCCATGTGTTTGGCGTCTCGCAATTTATGACGGAAGAATGGGCCCGTTTTTGGCATGAGCGAAACACCGAGCGGCTGATGTATGCCCTCATTGTAAATGAACAAAACACTATCCAAACACCTATTATACAAAATCCTTCGTTTAAAAAGAACGTTTTTGACACGATTCCTTTTTATTTAAGTGACTGGTTTCATTTTAACACCGTTATTTTTCCTTCTTCAGACGGGTTTCTTTACGGCATTTCAGTGAAACGCTTTTCAAAGACAGAGGAAAGGATAAGGCTGGGAAAGCAGCTGTCTCAATTGCTGTTCAGCCCCGAATTATTCTCCTCTTTTTATCACTTTTTGCACACAGTGCCGCACACAGGCTCCCGTTTTGATATGGAAAAAATGATCGGGATCACAAAAAGAACATCTCCTATGTTAAGGACATGCTACCCTGAGTTCATCCACTCATTAGACGGAAAGAAAACGGATTGGTTTCATGGAAAGATCAAGAAAGCGTTCTTTAGACGTGAGGAATTGCCGAAGCAGATTGAATTGACAGACTGGTATCTGCATAAAAAACGCCAGCTTCATGCGCTTTTTGCAGTCGAGCATTGGCTGAAAAAATAA
- a CDS encoding YppF family protein — MNVSYLSKRFAEMKKYETDCMNKLMDFAKFLYIQGHLSTTEFRNSMKVLEANGAESPAYELN; from the coding sequence ATGAACGTATCATACTTAAGCAAACGTTTTGCAGAAATGAAGAAATATGAAACAGACTGTATGAATAAACTGATGGACTTTGCCAAGTTCCTCTATATTCAAGGACATCTCAGCACAACTGAGTTTCGTAACAGTATGAAGGTTCTCGAAGCAAATGGAGCAGAAAGCCCGGCATATGAGTTGAATTAA
- a CDS encoding YppE family protein, producing MQSQTLLEMTEQMIETAENGADRYQEGKDKNLSYDFFETIKPAVEENDDLAARWAQGALELVKARRPKYVHREQIETVKDNFLELVLQSYVHHIHKKRFKDITESVLYTLHAVKDEIARKDSR from the coding sequence TTGCAATCACAAACATTGCTGGAAATGACCGAGCAAATGATTGAAACTGCTGAAAATGGCGCTGATCGATACCAGGAAGGAAAAGACAAGAATCTTTCATATGATTTTTTTGAGACGATAAAGCCTGCAGTTGAAGAGAATGATGATCTGGCGGCTCGCTGGGCGCAAGGGGCGCTTGAATTGGTAAAAGCCCGCCGTCCGAAATATGTGCATAGAGAGCAAATTGAGACCGTAAAGGACAATTTCCTGGAATTGGTCCTTCAATCATATGTTCATCATATTCATAAAAAACGATTCAAGGACATCACTGAGTCAGTCCTTTATACATTGCACGCAGTAAAGGATGAAATTGCAAGAAAAGACAGCCGGTAA
- the recU gene encoding Holliday junction resolvase RecU encodes MIRYPNGKTFQPKHSVSSQNSQKRAPSYSNRGMTLEDDLNETNKYYLTNQIAVIHKKPTPVQIVNVHYPKRSAAVIKEAYFKQSSTTDYNGIYKGRYIDFEAKETKNKTSFPLQNFHDHQIEHMKQVMAQDGICFVIISAFDQVYFLEADKLLDFWDRKEKNGRKSIRKDELEEAAYPISLGYAPRIDYISIIEQLYFSPSSSAKG; translated from the coding sequence GTGATTCGGTATCCTAACGGAAAAACGTTTCAGCCGAAACATTCGGTTTCATCCCAAAACAGTCAGAAAAGGGCCCCGTCCTACAGTAATCGCGGAATGACCCTCGAAGATGACTTAAACGAAACGAATAAGTATTATCTGACAAACCAAATTGCCGTTATACACAAAAAGCCGACACCTGTTCAAATTGTAAATGTCCATTATCCAAAAAGAAGCGCCGCGGTGATTAAAGAAGCTTACTTTAAACAATCATCGACAACAGATTATAACGGGATTTACAAAGGGCGGTATATTGATTTTGAGGCGAAAGAAACGAAAAACAAGACCTCTTTCCCCCTGCAGAATTTTCATGACCATCAAATCGAGCATATGAAGCAGGTAATGGCTCAAGACGGCATTTGTTTTGTTATTATATCCGCTTTCGACCAGGTTTATTTTTTGGAAGCCGATAAACTGTTGGATTTCTGGGACAGAAAAGAAAAAAACGGCAGAAAATCAATTCGAAAAGATGAATTAGAGGAAGCGGCTTATCCGATTTCTCTTGGATACGCACCTAGAATTGATTATATTAGTATTATTGAACAGCTTTATTTTTCGCCGTCATCTAGTGCGAAAGGTTGA